A genomic stretch from Mesoplodon densirostris isolate mMesDen1 chromosome 3, mMesDen1 primary haplotype, whole genome shotgun sequence includes:
- the LOC132486751 gene encoding developmental pluripotency-associated protein 3-like yields the protein MDSSEVNPTWTLESPQMSIDENSQAIPVASEPMSEVLIKNLSKLTLNPSIKLPFILPECLPQPTGRLLGENIPYRRGVRTLLTDRRDKMERLIQSIKKRYGKGVPRSDSEREPWQNDVEIQSRGQRFRCSCRFCRFHRDTSEDNYENYDNNKYYSNYDTESKEP from the coding sequence ATGGATTCATCTGAGGTTAACCCAACCTGGACCCTGGAGTCTCCTCAAATGTCCATCGATGAAAATTCCCAGGCAATTCCAGTTGCCTCTGAACCTATGTCTGAAGTGTTGATAAAGAACCTCAGTAAATTGACGCTCAACCCTAGTATCAAATTGCCATTCATTCTACCAGAATGTCTACCTCAACCAACTGGGCGGTTACTTGGTGAAAACATACCCTATAGGAGAGGGGTGAGGACCCTGTTAACGGATCGGAGAGATAAGATGGAACGGCTGATTCAATCCATTAAAAAACGCTACGGCAAAGGAGTTCCTCGGTCTGACTCTGAAAGAGAACCATGGCAGAATGATGTTGAGATTCAGTCAAGAGGGCAAAGATTTAGATGTAGCTGTCGTTTTTGCCGGTTTCATAGAGATACTTCTGAGGATAATTATGAGAATTATGACAACAATAAGTACTACAGTAATTATGACACGGAGTCCAAGGAACCATAA
- the LOC132485209 gene encoding rho GDP-dissociation inhibitor 1 codes for MAEQEPTAEQLAQIAAENEEDEHSVNYKPPAQKSIQEIQELDKDDESLRKYKEALLGRVAVSTDPNVPNVVVTRLILVCSTAPGPLELDLTGDLESFKKQSFVLKEGVEYRIKISFRVNREIVSGMKYIQHTYRKGVKIDKTDYMVGSYGPRAEEYEFLTPMEEAPKGMLARGSYNIKSRFTDDDRTDHLSWEWNLTIKKEWKD; via the coding sequence ATGGCTGAGCAGGAGCCCACAGCCGAGCAGCTGGCGCAGATTGCGGCTGAGAACGAGGAGGATGAGCACTCGGTCAACTACAAGCCCCCGGCCCAGAAGAGCATCCAGGAGATCCAGGAGCTGGACAAGGACGACGAGAGTCTGCGCAAGTACAAGGAGGCCCTGCTGGGCCGTGTGGCCGTGTCCACTGACCCCAACGTCCCCAATGTTGTGGTGACCCGACTGATCCTGGTTTGTAGCACGGCCCCGGGCCCCTTGGAGCTGGACCTGACAGGTGATCTGGAGAGCTTTAAGAAGCAGTCCTTTGTGCTGAAGGAGGGTGTGGAATACAGGATAAAAATCTCCTTCCGGGTGAACCGAGAGATCGTGTCCGGCATGAAGTACATCCAGCACACGTACAGGAAAGGCGTTAAGATTGACAAGACCGACTACATGGTGGGGAGCTATGGGCCTCGAGCGGAGGAATACGAGTTCCTGACCCCCATGGAGGAGGCCCCCAAGGGCATGCTGGCTCGAGGCAGCTACAACATCAAGTCCCGCTTCACAGACGACGACAGGACTGACCACCTGTCCTGGGAGTGGAACCTCACCATCAAGAAGGAGTGGAAGGACTGA